Proteins from a single region of Ensifer adhaerens:
- a CDS encoding efflux RND transporter permease subunit yields MTSNISAWAIRKPVPTIVLFVVLTLMGIASFLRLPVNANPSVSFPVVTVTITQPSAQPAEMETQVTRRVEGVAAGLVGVSHMRSTITNGVSTTTVEFKIGTDPDRAANDVREAVAQIRSDLPQSIQEPIVSRLDVDGSAIVYYAVRAPDMSPVELSWFVDDTINSELLTLPGVQKVQRLGGVNREVRVSLNPERLLAVGVTADQVNTALREINTNIPSGRGEIGDREQSIRTVGSAGSVEELSRLSIPLSGGRWVQLSDIATIEDTSSEPRNFARVDGEPVVSFSVSRSKGSSDTVVADAVAERLKEIRARMPGVEFTELISLVEYTQESYDAAVTALIEGAILTVVVVFAFLRNWRATLISALAMPLSILPTFAVMDLLGFTLNGISLLALTLVIGILVDDAIVEIENIERHVDMGKRPFIAAIDAADAIGLAIVATTLTIVAVFAPVSFIGGAVGQYFKQFGLTVAIAVLFSLAVARLLTPLMAAYLLRPRVGHGHAGKPSRIANGYRRLLGWTLDHRKTALSLVALIFIGSIGLLTMLPTGFLPTSDSNVSQLKITLPPGTRLAETARISDDLVSQIKARPEVESVLATAENLNEVSLRIKLKPRKERGLDRKSFELSLRPLLAATPDIQATFSSVEGAKDLSIYLTSDDPEALMASVRRLEKEMRALPGLVNVQSTEPLLSPELLVKPRFDEAARLGVSVTSIGTVARIATMGDSESNSARFNLGNRQVPIRVMLDQAARGDVDTLRNLRVGTNAGTVVPLTSVADISFGAEESSVERLDRKRLIAVEANLNGMTLGTAFEAISALPAMTELPLGVSQANYGEAEYMSEMFRNFALALLAGILMVAAVLVLLFKDFLQPVTILVALPLSIGGAALALLLFGASLDLSSTIGILMLMGIVCKNSILLVDHAIECRNEGADRRTALLTAGVTRARPIIMTTIAMVAGMVPAAIGVGADAAFRAPMAIAVIGGLITSTMLSLVFVPVMFTVMDDINARLGRRLKRLSSVTDEDHAVDAARIGKEGARGGAG; encoded by the coding sequence ATGACCAGCAACATCTCTGCCTGGGCAATCCGAAAGCCCGTTCCGACGATCGTCCTCTTCGTCGTCCTTACATTGATGGGCATCGCCTCGTTCCTGCGACTGCCGGTCAACGCCAATCCGAGCGTGTCGTTTCCGGTCGTGACGGTGACGATCACGCAGCCGAGCGCCCAGCCGGCCGAAATGGAAACGCAGGTCACGCGCCGCGTCGAAGGTGTGGCTGCCGGCCTTGTCGGCGTCAGCCATATGCGCTCGACCATCACCAACGGCGTTTCGACGACCACGGTCGAATTCAAGATCGGCACCGATCCCGACCGCGCCGCCAACGATGTGCGCGAGGCCGTGGCGCAAATCCGCTCCGACCTGCCGCAGTCGATCCAGGAACCCATCGTCTCGCGCCTCGACGTCGACGGAAGTGCCATCGTCTATTACGCCGTGCGCGCGCCCGACATGTCGCCCGTGGAGCTGTCCTGGTTCGTCGACGATACGATCAACAGCGAACTGCTGACGCTGCCCGGCGTGCAGAAGGTGCAGCGGCTCGGTGGCGTCAATCGCGAGGTCCGGGTGTCGCTCAATCCGGAGCGTCTGCTGGCGGTTGGCGTGACGGCAGACCAGGTGAATACGGCGCTGCGCGAGATCAACACCAATATCCCGAGCGGACGCGGCGAGATCGGCGACCGCGAACAGTCGATCCGCACGGTCGGCAGCGCCGGCTCGGTCGAGGAGCTCTCGCGGCTGTCGATCCCGCTTTCGGGCGGCCGCTGGGTGCAGCTTTCCGATATCGCGACGATCGAGGATACGTCCTCCGAGCCGCGCAACTTCGCGCGCGTCGACGGCGAGCCGGTCGTCAGCTTCTCGGTTTCGCGCAGCAAGGGATCGAGTGATACCGTCGTTGCAGATGCCGTTGCCGAGCGGCTGAAGGAGATCCGAGCGCGGATGCCTGGCGTCGAGTTCACGGAACTGATCTCGCTCGTCGAATACACGCAGGAAAGTTACGATGCGGCCGTCACGGCCCTGATCGAAGGCGCGATCCTGACGGTCGTCGTCGTCTTCGCCTTCCTGCGCAACTGGCGAGCGACGCTGATCTCCGCGCTGGCCATGCCGCTCTCCATCCTGCCGACCTTCGCGGTGATGGACCTGCTCGGCTTCACGCTCAACGGCATCAGCCTGCTGGCGCTGACGCTCGTCATCGGCATCCTCGTCGACGACGCGATCGTCGAGATCGAGAACATCGAACGCCACGTCGACATGGGCAAACGCCCGTTCATTGCCGCGATCGACGCGGCCGATGCGATCGGTCTTGCCATCGTCGCCACGACGCTGACGATCGTCGCGGTCTTTGCACCGGTCAGCTTCATCGGCGGCGCGGTCGGCCAGTATTTCAAGCAGTTCGGCCTGACCGTCGCGATCGCCGTGCTGTTCTCGCTGGCCGTGGCACGCCTGCTGACGCCATTGATGGCGGCCTACCTGCTGCGACCGAGGGTCGGCCATGGCCATGCCGGCAAGCCATCGCGCATCGCCAACGGCTATCGTCGCCTGCTCGGCTGGACCCTGGATCATCGCAAGACGGCATTGTCGCTGGTGGCGCTGATCTTCATCGGCTCGATCGGGCTCCTGACCATGCTGCCGACCGGTTTTCTGCCGACGAGCGATAGCAACGTCTCGCAGCTCAAGATCACCTTGCCCCCCGGCACGCGGCTCGCAGAAACCGCTCGCATTTCCGATGATCTGGTCAGCCAGATCAAGGCGCGGCCGGAGGTCGAAAGCGTTCTGGCGACGGCGGAAAACCTCAACGAGGTCTCTTTGCGCATCAAGCTCAAGCCGCGCAAGGAGCGCGGGCTCGATCGCAAGTCCTTCGAGCTTTCGCTCCGTCCGCTGCTGGCGGCAACGCCCGATATCCAGGCAACGTTCTCGTCCGTTGAAGGTGCCAAGGATCTGTCGATCTATCTGACGAGCGACGACCCGGAGGCGCTGATGGCTTCGGTGCGGCGTCTCGAAAAGGAGATGCGCGCGCTTCCGGGTCTGGTCAACGTCCAGTCCACCGAGCCGCTGCTCTCGCCGGAACTTTTGGTCAAGCCGCGCTTCGACGAGGCGGCAAGGCTCGGTGTGTCGGTGACCTCGATCGGCACCGTTGCCCGCATCGCCACAATGGGCGACAGCGAAAGCAATTCGGCGCGTTTCAACCTCGGCAATCGCCAGGTACCAATCCGGGTGATGCTCGACCAGGCGGCCAGGGGCGACGTCGACACGCTGCGCAATCTCAGGGTCGGCACGAATGCCGGCACGGTGGTGCCGCTGACCTCGGTCGCCGACATTTCCTTCGGCGCGGAGGAAAGCAGCGTCGAACGTCTCGATCGCAAGCGCCTGATCGCCGTCGAGGCCAACCTCAACGGCATGACGCTCGGAACCGCGTTCGAGGCGATCTCGGCGCTGCCGGCCATGACCGAGTTGCCCCTGGGCGTGTCGCAGGCCAACTACGGCGAAGCGGAATACATGTCGGAAATGTTCCGCAACTTCGCGCTGGCGCTGCTTGCGGGCATCCTGATGGTCGCAGCAGTCCTGGTGCTGCTCTTCAAGGACTTCCTGCAGCCGGTCACCATCCTGGTGGCCCTGCCTCTGTCGATCGGCGGCGCGGCGCTTGCGCTGCTGCTCTTCGGCGCCTCGCTCGATCTCTCGTCGACGATCGGCATCCTCATGCTGATGGGCATCGTCTGCAAGAATTCGATCCTGCTCGTCGACCATGCGATCGAGTGCCGCAACGAGGGTGCGGATCGGCGAACGGCCTTGCTGACGGCGGGAGTCACCCGTGCGCGGCCGATCATCATGACGACCATTGCGATGGTGGCGGGCATGGTGCCGGCCGCCATCGGCGTCGGCGCCGATGCCGCCTTCCGGGCACCGATGGCAATCGCGGTGATCGGAGGCTTGATCACCTCGACGATGCTGAGCCTCGTCTTCGTGCCCGTGATGTTCACGGTGATGGACGACATCAACGCGCGGCTCGGTCGCCGGCTGAAGCGGCTCTCCTCGGTGACGGACGAGGATCATGCCGTGGACGCTGCGCGGATCGGCAAGGAGGGTGCGCGCGGTGGCGCCGGCTAG
- a CDS encoding iron chelate uptake ABC transporter family permease subunit encodes MQADARRIAPSTVVLASAALAFVSMVAFMTIGAKGSWSFLLSFRGTKLLGMVLVAYAIAVSTVLFQTISGNRILTPSIIGFDAMYTLLQTIMVFFLGAAGASSVDPRLQFLVETAVMVGLSLLLFRALFSGASRSLHLLMLVGVILGGLFRSLSSFLQRILDPNEFVVLQDRLFASFNSIDANLLGIAAVATLAVTFVLWRLSPTFDVLSLGREASIGLGVDHQRVVTLLLVLIAVLVSISTALVGPVTFFGLLVASLAWQLTPTASHRYVLPVAVCIAIATLVGGQVILERLFSFNTALSIVIEFFGGLVFIFLLVRGSAR; translated from the coding sequence ATGCAGGCTGATGCCAGGAGGATCGCTCCGTCCACCGTCGTGCTTGCGTCGGCCGCGCTTGCATTCGTGTCAATGGTCGCCTTCATGACCATCGGGGCCAAGGGGAGCTGGTCCTTCCTCCTCTCCTTCCGCGGCACGAAGCTGCTCGGCATGGTGCTGGTCGCCTATGCGATCGCCGTCTCCACCGTGCTGTTCCAGACGATTTCCGGCAACCGCATCCTGACGCCATCGATCATCGGTTTCGATGCCATGTATACGTTGCTGCAGACGATCATGGTGTTCTTCCTGGGAGCTGCGGGCGCCAGCAGCGTCGACCCGCGGCTGCAGTTCCTCGTCGAGACGGCCGTGATGGTCGGCCTTTCGCTTCTGCTGTTTCGCGCGCTGTTTTCCGGCGCCAGCCGCAGCCTGCATCTTCTGATGCTGGTCGGCGTCATCCTGGGCGGCCTGTTCCGCAGCCTGTCGTCTTTCCTCCAGCGCATCCTCGATCCCAATGAATTCGTCGTGCTGCAGGACAGGCTGTTTGCAAGCTTCAACAGTATCGACGCCAATCTGCTCGGCATTGCGGCTGTCGCTACCCTGGCCGTGACTTTCGTTTTGTGGCGGCTTTCGCCGACCTTCGACGTGCTTTCGCTTGGCCGAGAGGCATCGATCGGCCTCGGCGTCGATCATCAACGCGTCGTCACGCTTCTCCTGGTGCTGATCGCGGTGCTGGTCTCGATTTCGACCGCGCTCGTGGGGCCGGTGACCTTCTTCGGCCTGCTGGTTGCAAGTCTCGCCTGGCAGCTGACGCCGACCGCCAGCCACCGCTACGTCCTGCCGGTTGCCGTTTGCATCGCGATCGCGACGCTCGTCGGCGGCCAGGTCATCCTCGAGCGGCTGTTTTCCTTCAACACGGCGCTCAGCATCGTCATCGAGTTCTTCGGTGGCCTTGTCTTCATCTTCCTGCTGGTGCGAGGTTCCGCCCGATGA
- a CDS encoding DUF2218 domain-containing protein: MSKHFAHKITVGYTETDSVAAMPGGATARMAACGDRLCFMVEAPDAEALQRAKDIIESHIVRFAFREKLKALDWSENEDRA; this comes from the coding sequence ATGTCGAAGCACTTCGCGCACAAGATAACGGTCGGCTATACCGAGACGGACTCGGTGGCCGCCATGCCAGGCGGGGCGACGGCGCGGATGGCCGCGTGCGGCGATCGGCTATGTTTTATGGTCGAGGCACCCGATGCCGAGGCATTGCAGCGCGCCAAGGACATCATTGAAAGTCACATTGTCCGCTTCGCTTTTCGGGAAAAGCTGAAGGCACTCGATTGGAGCGAAAACGAGGACAGGGCCTGA
- the galE gene encoding UDP-glucose 4-epimerase GalE translates to MSRVVLVTGGAGFIGSHTCKRLAQQGFVPVVYDNLSTGHRANVRWGPLVEGDLGDTERLATAIRAYLPECLIHFAASAYVGESVEDPGKYYRNNVAGSIALLEACRSTGLARIVFSSSCATYGVPQRLPITEDTEQSPINPYGRTKLMIELMLADYARAYDLRSVALRYFNAAGADPDGQLAERHDPETHLIPRALMAAAGRIERLDIFGDDYATPDGTCIRDYIHVTDLADAHVAAVNYLHDGGEVLRANLGSGHGTSIRQVLEAIDRVTGRQVPVQVLPRRPGDPPVLYADTSRAHLQLAFRPALSDIETIIRTAAPGFGLGVR, encoded by the coding sequence ATGTCCCGTGTCGTACTCGTCACCGGCGGTGCCGGTTTCATAGGAAGCCATACCTGCAAGCGCCTTGCCCAGCAGGGTTTCGTCCCCGTCGTCTACGACAATCTGTCGACGGGACATAGAGCCAACGTACGCTGGGGTCCCCTCGTTGAAGGGGATCTCGGGGATACGGAACGGCTGGCAACGGCGATCCGGGCGTATCTGCCCGAATGCCTTATCCACTTTGCGGCTTCCGCCTATGTCGGGGAATCCGTCGAAGACCCGGGAAAATACTACCGCAACAACGTTGCAGGCAGCATCGCGCTGCTCGAAGCCTGCCGTTCGACCGGGCTGGCCCGCATCGTCTTTTCCAGCTCCTGCGCCACCTACGGCGTGCCGCAGCGGCTCCCGATCACCGAGGATACGGAACAGTCTCCGATCAACCCCTATGGGCGCACGAAGCTGATGATCGAACTGATGCTCGCCGACTATGCGCGCGCCTATGATCTCCGCTCCGTGGCGTTGCGCTACTTCAACGCCGCAGGTGCCGATCCGGACGGGCAGCTTGCGGAACGGCACGATCCGGAGACGCATCTGATACCGCGTGCGCTGATGGCGGCTGCCGGCAGGATCGAAAGGCTCGACATCTTCGGCGACGACTATGCGACGCCGGATGGGACCTGCATTCGCGACTACATCCACGTGACCGACCTCGCCGACGCCCATGTCGCGGCCGTCAACTATCTGCATGATGGCGGCGAGGTGCTGCGTGCCAACCTCGGCTCCGGACACGGAACTTCGATCCGCCAGGTTCTCGAGGCCATCGATCGCGTTACCGGGCGACAGGTCCCCGTGCAGGTGTTGCCGCGTCGCCCTGGCGATCCGCCTGTCCTTTATGCCGACACCAGCCGGGCGCACCTGCAACTGGCCTTTCGGCCGGCGCTCTCGGATATCGAAACCATCATCCGCACGGCGGCGCCGGGTTTCGGGCTGGGGGTGCGGTGA
- a CDS encoding response regulator transcription factor, whose product MYPGSSSVGDFEENNKALSQKKKIVMLAKIDLFAECLMQAVGSRFQGHDIVCFSDPDNLLDGSLVDVTLIMLYRMPAKSFPAILRTIHEFHPKTSIGLVVENADELDPSIAGFVEERLIHGVLPLNLNLDVCLAAIDLLMKGGEHFPAALLRRLSPEPFTASSLYGRRSELSGPGPAAGAGRRKRDAGPDGLTTREVQILDLICKGTQNKIIADRLGLSENTVKVHVRNIYKKMNVRNRTEAASRYFTNDAAAERGGDTLSSRWKN is encoded by the coding sequence ATGTATCCGGGAAGCTCCAGCGTTGGTGATTTTGAAGAAAACAACAAGGCTTTGTCACAGAAGAAAAAAATTGTCATGCTTGCCAAGATCGATCTGTTTGCCGAGTGCCTGATGCAGGCAGTCGGCTCGCGGTTTCAGGGGCATGACATCGTCTGCTTTTCCGATCCGGACAATCTGTTGGACGGCAGTCTCGTCGATGTGACGTTGATCATGCTCTACCGCATGCCGGCCAAGTCCTTTCCAGCAATCTTGCGGACCATCCACGAGTTTCACCCCAAGACTTCGATCGGTCTGGTGGTGGAGAATGCCGACGAGCTCGATCCGTCGATTGCCGGCTTCGTTGAAGAGCGCTTGATCCACGGCGTTCTGCCGTTGAACCTGAACCTGGACGTCTGCCTTGCCGCCATCGATTTGTTGATGAAGGGAGGCGAGCATTTCCCAGCCGCCTTGCTGCGACGGCTTTCTCCCGAGCCCTTCACAGCGAGCAGCCTTTACGGTCGGCGGTCAGAGCTGTCCGGACCCGGTCCGGCCGCGGGTGCCGGTCGGCGTAAGCGCGATGCCGGGCCTGACGGATTGACGACCCGCGAAGTTCAGATCCTCGATCTGATCTGCAAGGGCACGCAAAACAAGATCATCGCCGATCGTCTTGGCCTGTCGGAAAACACCGTCAAGGTTCATGTCCGCAACATCTACAAGAAGATGAACGTCCGCAACCGCACGGAGGCTGCGTCGCGTTACTTCACCAATGATGCGGCGGCCGAACGGGGTGGCGACACGCTTTCGTCGCGCTGGAAGAACTAA
- a CDS encoding ABC transporter ATP-binding protein has protein sequence MIEIQGVTKSYGGNAVVDRVSLTLPAGGLTSIIGPNGAGKSTLLSIVSRLMPMDTGKVLVDGLDVSRTAGDVLARRLSIMRQDNHITARLSVRDLVAFGRYPYSKGRLTAADAAHIERSIAYLGLEPYQNRFLDELSGGQRQRAFIAMVLCQDTDYMLFDEPLNNLDIKHAVETMKLLRRLADDFDKTVVVVLHDINFASAYSDRIVAMQAGRLAFEGPPEDMIVPVRLQAIFGVDCRVHAVGETRLVNYFE, from the coding sequence ATGATCGAAATCCAAGGGGTGACGAAATCCTACGGCGGCAACGCGGTCGTGGACCGGGTGTCGCTGACGCTGCCCGCCGGCGGTCTGACTTCGATCATCGGTCCGAACGGCGCCGGCAAGTCGACACTGTTGTCGATCGTCAGCCGGCTGATGCCGATGGATACGGGCAAGGTGCTGGTCGACGGTCTCGACGTCAGTCGTACGGCTGGCGACGTCCTTGCCCGCCGGCTCTCGATCATGCGCCAGGACAACCACATCACCGCCCGCCTGAGCGTGCGCGACCTCGTCGCCTTCGGCCGCTACCCCTATTCCAAGGGGCGGCTGACGGCGGCCGATGCCGCACATATCGAGCGCTCGATCGCCTATCTCGGACTCGAGCCCTATCAGAACCGCTTTCTCGACGAGCTCTCGGGCGGCCAGCGCCAGCGCGCCTTCATCGCCATGGTGCTCTGCCAGGACACCGACTACATGCTGTTCGACGAGCCGCTGAACAATCTCGACATCAAGCATGCGGTCGAGACGATGAAGCTGTTGCGACGCCTGGCCGACGACTTCGACAAGACCGTGGTCGTCGTCCTGCACGACATCAACTTCGCCTCCGCCTATTCCGACCGCATCGTCGCGATGCAGGCCGGCCGCCTCGCCTTCGAGGGGCCGCCGGAAGACATGATCGTACCAGTTCGCCTGCAGGCCATCTTCGGTGTCGACTGCCGCGTTCACGCCGTCGGCGAAACCCGGCTGGTCAACTATTTCGAATAG
- a CDS encoding siderophore ABC transporter substrate-binding protein, producing MNISPLSNGLRSLAVAATLAIVGAPSVMAETLKIEHSSGATDVEKNPKTVLVYDFGMLETLDMLGIPVAGVPGSAIPPSLEKYKADSYPKIGTLFEPDYEAINAAEPDLVIVGGRSQAKYADVAKIAPTIDLTSDDKDLIGSVKKNAEILGQIFGKEAEIKANVEKLDASIEKLRGIAAEKGTGLILLTTGGKISAYGKGSRFGVLHDVFGIKPADPELQVATHGQAVSYEYILETNPDWIFVVDRDAAIGQQAQPAAALLDNELVRQTKAWKDGHVVYLDSAKLYLTASGLKSQQDIVDQLTQALEKK from the coding sequence ATGAATATATCTCCGCTTTCTAATGGTCTGCGCAGCCTCGCGGTCGCCGCGACATTGGCAATCGTCGGCGCGCCAAGCGTCATGGCCGAGACGCTGAAGATCGAGCACAGCAGCGGCGCCACCGATGTCGAGAAGAACCCGAAGACGGTGCTGGTTTATGACTTCGGCATGCTGGAGACGCTGGACATGCTCGGCATCCCCGTTGCCGGCGTTCCCGGCTCGGCAATCCCGCCTTCGCTTGAGAAGTACAAGGCCGATAGCTATCCGAAGATCGGAACGCTCTTCGAGCCCGATTACGAAGCCATCAATGCGGCGGAGCCGGATCTGGTGATTGTCGGCGGCCGATCGCAGGCAAAATATGCCGACGTCGCCAAGATCGCGCCGACGATCGACCTGACCTCGGACGACAAGGACCTCATCGGCAGTGTGAAGAAGAATGCCGAGATCCTCGGCCAGATCTTCGGCAAGGAAGCGGAAATCAAGGCAAACGTCGAAAAGCTCGATGCCTCGATCGAAAAGCTTCGCGGCATCGCGGCCGAGAAGGGCACAGGGCTGATCCTGCTCACGACAGGCGGCAAGATCAGCGCCTATGGCAAGGGATCGCGTTTCGGTGTGTTGCATGATGTCTTCGGCATCAAGCCGGCCGACCCGGAACTGCAGGTGGCCACCCACGGTCAGGCGGTCTCTTACGAGTATATTCTCGAGACCAATCCCGATTGGATCTTCGTCGTCGACCGCGATGCGGCGATCGGCCAGCAGGCGCAGCCGGCGGCGGCATTGCTCGACAACGAGCTGGTGCGGCAGACGAAGGCCTGGAAGGACGGCCATGTGGTCTATCTCGATTCCGCCAAGCTCTACCTGACGGCCTCCGGCCTGAAGTCGCAGCAGGATATCGTCGACCAACTCACGCAGGCGCTCGAGAAGAAGTAG
- a CDS encoding ABC transporter permease, translating into MTKPVLIAIPVILLLAAASVFTGVGSLATSDDGRGWFLVVESRLPRTLALMLAGAGLAVSGTIMQMLARNRFVEPSTAGTAESAALGMLLAMLIAPNLPVAGKMAFATLTALAGTALFLQILRRIPLRSELMVPLIGLMLGGVINAITTFIAYRYDLMQSMGAWMSGDFSVVLRGRYELLWIGFALTLVAYATAARFTVIGMGEAIARNVGLNYDKVVTLGLAIVSMVTATVVATVGMIPFLGLVVPNIVSLIMGDNLRRTLPVVAISGAGLVLACDIVGRLLIAPYEIPVGTVMGVIGSLIFLHLLLSRRSHAG; encoded by the coding sequence ATGACGAAGCCGGTCCTGATTGCCATCCCCGTCATCCTCCTGCTTGCCGCCGCCAGCGTCTTTACGGGCGTCGGCAGCCTGGCCACATCCGACGATGGCCGTGGCTGGTTCCTCGTTGTCGAGAGCCGCCTTCCGCGCACCCTTGCGCTGATGCTCGCGGGCGCCGGCCTCGCGGTTTCCGGCACGATCATGCAGATGCTGGCGCGCAACCGTTTCGTCGAGCCGTCGACGGCGGGCACCGCCGAGTCCGCGGCGCTCGGAATGCTGCTGGCCATGCTCATCGCCCCCAACCTGCCGGTGGCCGGCAAGATGGCTTTCGCGACGCTGACAGCGCTTGCCGGCACCGCCCTGTTCCTGCAGATCCTGCGGCGCATTCCGCTGCGCTCGGAGCTGATGGTGCCGCTCATCGGTCTCATGCTCGGCGGCGTTATCAACGCCATCACCACCTTCATCGCCTATCGCTACGATCTGATGCAGTCGATGGGCGCATGGATGTCGGGCGACTTCTCGGTGGTGCTGCGCGGTCGCTACGAGCTGCTGTGGATCGGTTTCGCGCTCACTCTCGTCGCCTATGCGACCGCCGCGCGCTTCACCGTCATCGGCATGGGGGAGGCGATCGCCCGCAATGTCGGCCTCAACTACGACAAGGTCGTAACCCTCGGACTCGCCATCGTCTCCATGGTCACGGCAACGGTCGTCGCCACCGTCGGCATGATCCCGTTCCTCGGCCTCGTGGTTCCGAACATCGTCAGCCTGATCATGGGCGACAATCTGAGGCGCACGCTGCCTGTGGTCGCCATTTCCGGCGCAGGCCTGGTGCTCGCCTGCGATATCGTCGGACGGCTCCTGATCGCTCCTTACGAAATTCCCGTGGGAACCGTCATGGGCGTCATCGGCAGTCTGATCTTCCTCCATCTCCTGCTTTCCAGGCGCTCCCATGCAGGCTGA
- a CDS encoding UDP-glucuronic acid decarboxylase family protein produces the protein MRKVVPGPLSVVGQREFLKKIAGIPRRILVTGGGGFLGSHICERLLSLGHTVICLDNFSTGRRENLSPLVQNPHFHIIDHDVRKPYLIDADVIFNFASPASPPDYQADPVGTLMTNVLGALHALENARATGATVIQSSTSEVYGDPLLSPQREVYFGNVNPIGPRACYDEGKRSAETLFFDYHRSYGVKIKVARIFNTYGPRMRPDDGRVISNFVVQALLGRDLTIYGDGQQTRSFCYVNDLIDGFLRLSVSADDCIGPINLGNPGEFTVLELAEVVRSLTGSRSRIVHQAAAVDDPRQRRPDISHALTELAWEPKVMLRDGLERTIAYFEERLSAADRATAGEAV, from the coding sequence ATGCGAAAGGTCGTTCCGGGGCCGTTGTCTGTCGTCGGGCAACGGGAATTTCTAAAGAAGATTGCAGGAATACCAAGAAGAATTCTAGTAACAGGTGGTGGTGGTTTTCTTGGTTCTCATATTTGTGAAAGACTTCTTTCTCTAGGTCATACGGTCATTTGTCTCGACAATTTTTCAACGGGACGGCGTGAAAATCTCTCTCCTTTGGTGCAGAACCCGCATTTTCACATCATCGATCATGACGTTCGCAAACCCTATTTGATCGACGCCGACGTCATCTTCAACTTTGCCTCTCCAGCATCGCCGCCCGACTATCAGGCCGATCCGGTCGGCACTCTCATGACGAACGTCCTTGGCGCGCTGCATGCACTTGAAAATGCGCGCGCCACCGGCGCCACGGTTATCCAGTCCTCAACTTCGGAAGTCTACGGCGATCCGCTTCTCAGCCCGCAGCGCGAGGTCTATTTCGGCAACGTCAATCCGATCGGCCCGCGTGCCTGCTACGACGAAGGAAAGCGGTCGGCCGAAACCCTGTTCTTCGACTACCACCGATCCTATGGGGTCAAGATCAAGGTCGCGCGCATCTTCAATACTTACGGCCCGCGCATGCGTCCGGACGATGGCAGGGTGATCTCCAACTTCGTCGTCCAGGCCCTTCTGGGTCGGGACCTGACGATCTACGGCGACGGGCAGCAGACCCGGTCCTTCTGCTATGTCAACGACCTGATCGACGGCTTTCTCCGGCTTTCGGTTTCGGCCGATGATTGCATCGGCCCGATCAACCTTGGCAATCCGGGGGAATTCACCGTTCTCGAACTTGCCGAGGTGGTGCGGTCTCTGACCGGCTCGCGATCGCGCATCGTTCACCAGGCGGCGGCCGTCGACGATCCTCGCCAGCGCCGTCCCGATATCTCGCACGCGCTGACCGAGCTCGCCTGGGAGCCGAAGGTGATGCTGCGAGACGGGCTCGAGCGCACCATCGCTTACTTCGAGGAGCGCCTCAGCGCGGCCGATCGCGCGACGGCGGGAGAGGCGGTATGA